From the genome of Anopheles merus strain MAF chromosome X, AmerM5.1, whole genome shotgun sequence, one region includes:
- the LOC121589749 gene encoding gamma-aminobutyric acid receptor subunit beta-like, with translation MWQILILCFLNSVQLNNALRSVHQRSMAAGRLENVTQTISRILEGYDIRLRPNFGGEPLHVGMDLTIASFDAISEVNMDYTITMYLNQYWKDERLAFNAFALWGDNQKDQTGEIMIEDDGANDVITLSGDFAEKIWVPDTFFANDKNSFLHDVTERNKLVRLAGDGAVTYGMRFTTTLACMMDLHYYPLDSQNCTVEIESYGYTVSDVVMYWRSTPIRGVEEAELPQFTIIGYETNDRKEKLATGIYQRLSLSFKLQRNIGYFVFQTYLPSILIVMLSWVSFWINHEATSARVALGITTVLTMTTISTGVRSSLPRISYVKAIDIYLVMCFVFVFAALLEYAAVNYTYWGARAKKKSKKNKEAERKVFGKTEKTSTCSADDIIELQDIRMSPIASLRNRHYSNTITTTDSVDSAKFPPSFRIARSYGSSTRSGLRYRSSRGQGRPKMLHAIKRGASVIKASIPKIKDVNVIDKYSRVIFPVSFAAFNAGYWIFYVLE, from the exons ATGTGGCAAATTCTGATACTTTGCTTCCTCAACTCAGTACAACTCAACAATGCGTTGCGAAG TGTGCACCAGAGATCGATGGCGGCTGGCCGTCTGGAGAATGTAACACAGACAATATCGCGTATACTGGAGGGTTATGACATTCGACTAAGACCAAACTTTGGTG GGGAACCATTACACGTGGGGATGGACCTCACGATAGCGAGCTTTGATGCAATCTCGGAAGTGAATATG GATTACACTATCACTATGTACCTAAACCAGTACTGGAAGGACGAGCGGCTGGCATTTAACGCGTTCGCCCTGTGGGGAGACAATCAGAAGGATCAAACCGGCGAGATCATGATAGAGGACGACGGTGCGAACGATGTGATTACGCTGTCGGGCGACTTTGCGGAAAAGATCTGGGTACCGGACACGTTCTTCGCCAACGACAAGAACAGCTTCCTGCACGACGTGACCGAGCGAAACAAGCTGGTCCGGCTGGCGGGTGACGGTGCGGTCACGTACGGCATGCGCTTCACCACGACGCTCGCCTGCATGATGGACCTGCACTACTATCCGCTCGACTCGCAGAACTGCACGGTGGAGATCGAAAGCT ATGGCTACACCGTGTCGGACGTGGTGATGTACTGGCGGTCGACACCGATCCGTGGGGTGGAGGAAGCAGAGCTGCCACAGTTCACCATCATCGGTTACGAGACGAACGATCGGAAG GAAAAGCTAGCCACCGGCATTTACCAGCGACTGTCCCTGTCCTTCAAGCTGCAGCGCAACATCGGCTACTTCGTGTTCCAAACCTATCTGCCCAGCATACTGATCGTGATGCTGTCCTGGGTGTCGTTCTGGATCAACCACGAGGCGACGTCGGCCCGCGTGGCGCTCGGCATCACGACCGTGCTGACGATGACAACCATCAGCACGGGCGTGCGCAGCTCGCTGCCCCGCATCTCCTACGTCAAGGCGATCGACATCTATCTGGTAATGTGCTTCGTGTTCGTGTTTGCCGCACTGCTCGAGTACGCCGCCGTCAACTACACGTACTGGGGGGCGCGcgccaagaagaagagcaaaaaGAACAAGGAAGCCGAGCGGAAGGTGTTCG GTAAAACGGAAAAGACCTCGACCTGCTCGGCCGACGACATCATCGAGCTGCAGGACATCCGCATGAGTCCGATCGCGTCGCTGCGCAACCGCCACTACTCGAACACGATCACCACGACCGACAGTGTCGACTCGGCCAAGTTCCCACCGAGCTTCCGCATCGCCCGTTCGTATGGGTCGAGCACCCGCAGCGGCCTACGGTACCGCAGCTCGAGAG GCCAGGGCCGACCGAAGATGCTGCACGCGATCAAGCGGGGCGCCTCGGTCATCAAGGCGTCCATACCGAAGATCAAGGACGTGAACGTGATCGACAAGTACTCGCGGGTCATCTTTCCCGTGAGCTTCGCTGCCTTTAACGCCGGCTACTGGATATTCTACGTGCTCGAGTGA